A window of Ipomoea triloba cultivar NCNSP0323 chromosome 2, ASM357664v1 contains these coding sequences:
- the LOC116004862 gene encoding uncharacterized protein LOC116004862 isoform X1 translates to MEEPWEALDVDDSDLPSLLQPCKRLCHHRRNPNSASATSSQSSFTPCSSSTLISEQEKEDQNLQVLQPFQQSDSAPSQPQPTPHRIPGPAGVIQSAMLQKSFDRKNHEVWSSPIPTQDYVRKAVEDSSEFDYDFHSSAWFCALQFIRKVPGITTLRSIVKCQHKVEKVVAVIKSSKPNGLSGLMVTLKDPTGTIGASIHPKVLSESMFGKSIIVGTVLVLKEVAIFAPSRSAVYLNITLRNMEKVFCKDSDCLPANAVNCSYPGIDYSGRAAAAKQIFIAEKEMTGEVQCMSAGGVVHSESETEKENLLPGSYMRNLRQDNVEKESLSFRGGAAKGVEEIIRKVTTRDKQPEGAKPKNNFHACNTIESLPKSLTSRDEFQERNEVMSKTQPFVSKAPLPEWTDEQLSELFGVNGVDDFHACNTIESLPKSHTSCEEFQEKDEVVSKTCSSVSKAPLPDWTDEQLSELFGGDVVDDFHACKSIESLPKSHYSVEFQEKD, encoded by the exons CCCCAACTCCGCCTCCGCCACTTCTTCTCAGTCCTCCTTTACACCTTGCTCAAGTTCTACTCTAATATCCGAACAAGAAAAGGAAGACCAAAATCTCCAAGTTCTCCAACCTTTCCAGCAATCCGACTCCGCTCCTTCGCAGCCGCAGCCGACGCCGCACCGCATCCCTGGTCCAGCCGGCGTCATACAATCGGCGATGCTCCAGAAAAGTTTCGACCGTAAAAATCACGAAGTCTGGTCATCTCCCATTCCCACCCAGGATTATGTGAGGAAGGCAGTCGAAGATTCTTCGGAATTCGATTATGATTTCCACTCCAGTGCCTGGTTTTGCGCTCTTCAGTTTATCC GTAAAGTGCCTGGAATCACAACTTTGAGATCTATAGTGAAATGCCAGCACAAGGTAGAGAAG GTTGTGGCTGTCATAAAGTCTTCCAAACCAAATGGACTTAGTGGTCTTATGGTAACTCTGAAG GATCCAACAGGTACCATTGGTGCTAGCATTCATCCAAAAGTGCTAAGTGAGAGCATGTTTGGGAAGAGCATAATTGTTGGCACGGTTTTAGTACTAAAGGAG GTTGCTATATTTGCTCCATCGCGGTCAGCAGTTTATCTTAATATAACCCTCAGAAATATGGAAAAG GTATTCTGCAAGGATAGTGATTGTCTACCAGCAAATGCAGTGAACTGTTCTTATCCTGGCATCG ATTATTCTGGAAGAGCCGCAGCAGCAAAGCAGATTTTCATTGCAGAAAAAGAAATGACAGGAGAAGTACAATGCATGAGTGCAGGAGGTGTTGTTCATAGTGAGAGTGAAACGGAGAAGGAAAACTTACTTCCAGGTAGCTATATGCGAAATTTGAGACAAGATAATGTAGAGAAAGAATCTTTAAGTTTCAGAGGAGGTGCTGCAAAGGGAGTTGAAGAAATAATCAGAAAGGTGACTACTCGTGATAAACAGCCAGAAGGAGCTAAACCAAAGAACAATTTCCATGCATGTAACACCATAGAAAGTTTACCCAAGAGCCTGACTAGCCGGGATGAATTTCAGGAGAGGAATGAAGTTATGAGCAAAACGCAGCCATTTGTTTCAAAGGCTCCACTCCCAGAGTGGACAGATGAACAGCTAAGTGAACTTTTTGGTGTTAATGGTGTGGATGATTTCCATGCATGTAATACTATCGAAAGTTTGCCCAAGAGCCATACCAGCTGTGAAGAATTTCAAGAAAAGGATGAAGTTGTGAGCAAAACATGTTCATCTGTTTCAAAGGCTCCACTTCCAGACTGGACAGATGAACAGCTAAGTGAACTTTTTGGTGGTGATGTTGTGGACGATTTCCATGCATGTAAATCTATAGAAAGTTTGCCCAAGAGCCATTATAGTGTTGAATTTCAGGAAAAGGATTAA
- the LOC116004862 gene encoding uncharacterized protein LOC116004862 isoform X2: MEEPWEALDVDDSDLPSLLQPCKRLCHHRRNPNSASATSSQSSFTPCSSSTLISEQEKEDQNLQVLQPFQQSDSAPSQPQPTPHRIPGPAGVIQSAMLQKSFDRKNHEVWSSPIPTQDYVRKAVEDSSEFDYDFHSSAWFCALQFIRKVPGITTLRSIVKCQHKVEKVVAVIKSSKPNGLSGLMVTLKVAIFAPSRSAVYLNITLRNMEKVFCKDSDCLPANAVNCSYPGIDYSGRAAAAKQIFIAEKEMTGEVQCMSAGGVVHSESETEKENLLPGSYMRNLRQDNVEKESLSFRGGAAKGVEEIIRKVTTRDKQPEGAKPKNNFHACNTIESLPKSLTSRDEFQERNEVMSKTQPFVSKAPLPEWTDEQLSELFGVNGVDDFHACNTIESLPKSHTSCEEFQEKDEVVSKTCSSVSKAPLPDWTDEQLSELFGGDVVDDFHACKSIESLPKSHYSVEFQEKD; this comes from the exons CCCCAACTCCGCCTCCGCCACTTCTTCTCAGTCCTCCTTTACACCTTGCTCAAGTTCTACTCTAATATCCGAACAAGAAAAGGAAGACCAAAATCTCCAAGTTCTCCAACCTTTCCAGCAATCCGACTCCGCTCCTTCGCAGCCGCAGCCGACGCCGCACCGCATCCCTGGTCCAGCCGGCGTCATACAATCGGCGATGCTCCAGAAAAGTTTCGACCGTAAAAATCACGAAGTCTGGTCATCTCCCATTCCCACCCAGGATTATGTGAGGAAGGCAGTCGAAGATTCTTCGGAATTCGATTATGATTTCCACTCCAGTGCCTGGTTTTGCGCTCTTCAGTTTATCC GTAAAGTGCCTGGAATCACAACTTTGAGATCTATAGTGAAATGCCAGCACAAGGTAGAGAAG GTTGTGGCTGTCATAAAGTCTTCCAAACCAAATGGACTTAGTGGTCTTATGGTAACTCTGAAG GTTGCTATATTTGCTCCATCGCGGTCAGCAGTTTATCTTAATATAACCCTCAGAAATATGGAAAAG GTATTCTGCAAGGATAGTGATTGTCTACCAGCAAATGCAGTGAACTGTTCTTATCCTGGCATCG ATTATTCTGGAAGAGCCGCAGCAGCAAAGCAGATTTTCATTGCAGAAAAAGAAATGACAGGAGAAGTACAATGCATGAGTGCAGGAGGTGTTGTTCATAGTGAGAGTGAAACGGAGAAGGAAAACTTACTTCCAGGTAGCTATATGCGAAATTTGAGACAAGATAATGTAGAGAAAGAATCTTTAAGTTTCAGAGGAGGTGCTGCAAAGGGAGTTGAAGAAATAATCAGAAAGGTGACTACTCGTGATAAACAGCCAGAAGGAGCTAAACCAAAGAACAATTTCCATGCATGTAACACCATAGAAAGTTTACCCAAGAGCCTGACTAGCCGGGATGAATTTCAGGAGAGGAATGAAGTTATGAGCAAAACGCAGCCATTTGTTTCAAAGGCTCCACTCCCAGAGTGGACAGATGAACAGCTAAGTGAACTTTTTGGTGTTAATGGTGTGGATGATTTCCATGCATGTAATACTATCGAAAGTTTGCCCAAGAGCCATACCAGCTGTGAAGAATTTCAAGAAAAGGATGAAGTTGTGAGCAAAACATGTTCATCTGTTTCAAAGGCTCCACTTCCAGACTGGACAGATGAACAGCTAAGTGAACTTTTTGGTGGTGATGTTGTGGACGATTTCCATGCATGTAAATCTATAGAAAGTTTGCCCAAGAGCCATTATAGTGTTGAATTTCAGGAAAAGGATTAA